In Anaerolineales bacterium, the following proteins share a genomic window:
- a CDS encoding TlpA disulfide reductase family protein — MMQRKFFYGLILIAGLVWIFISADKNAASFVGTAAAPQRNFLAPDFSLPTTDGETIRLSDFRGQAVLVNLWATWCPPCRAEMPAIEKVYNEYKDEGFIVFAIDMTYQDKLSAVPPFVQDHGLTFPILLDETGEAARAYQLRSLPSSFFIDRDGIIREVVIGGPMAEALLRTRVEEILK, encoded by the coding sequence ATGATGCAACGAAAATTTTTTTATGGATTGATCTTGATCGCGGGATTGGTGTGGATATTCATCAGCGCGGACAAAAACGCCGCTTCTTTCGTAGGGACGGCTGCCGCGCCCCAACGAAATTTTCTCGCTCCCGATTTTTCTCTGCCAACAACCGACGGTGAAACGATTCGCCTCTCCGATTTTCGCGGACAAGCGGTGTTGGTGAATCTTTGGGCGACTTGGTGCCCGCCCTGCCGCGCCGAAATGCCCGCCATCGAAAAAGTCTACAACGAATACAAAGACGAGGGCTTCATCGTCTTCGCAATTGACATGACCTATCAAGACAAACTCTCCGCCGTGCCTCCGTTCGTGCAAGACCACGGACTGACGTTTCCTATCCTGCTCGACGAAACAGGCGAGGCCGCGCGTGCGTATCAACTTCGATCGCTCCCCTCCTCATTTTTCATCGACCGAGATGGCATCATCCGCGAAGTCGTCATCGGCGGACCAATGGCGGAGGCGCTGTTGCGCACGCGGGTGGAGGAGATTTTGAAATAA
- the tkt gene encoding transketolase, whose translation MTTDLQSRAINTIRFLSADAVQKANSGHPGLPMGAAAMAFALWTRHLRHNPRNPKWMGRDRFILSGGHGSMLLYSLLHLTGYDVSLDDIKNFRQFGSITPGHPEHGLTPGVEVTTGPLGQGFAQGVGMAIAASHLAAEFNKPNHELIDSFIYGIVTDGDLMEGVASEAASLAGHLQLGRIIYLYDDNHISIDGSTDLAFTENRAARFEAYGWHVQTVSDGNDVDAIDKAIEAAKADPRPSIIMCRTTIGFGAPHRQGTSKAHGEPLGDEELNAAKENLGWPLEPRFLIPGDVLEFYRNAVEVGRSREDEWEKMFVAYKAEYPELGAELERRLKGELPAGWDSDLPIFPADEKGMATRASSGKVLDALAAKLPELLGGSADLTPSNNTKFVEAGEYQKENRSGRYVHFGVREHGMGAALNGTNLYGGVIAYGGTFLIFSDYMKPAIRLAAISHAPTIFVFTHDSVGLGEDGPTHQPIEQLAALRAIPNLVTIRPADANEVREAWKVAISRRNGPTALALTRQAVPTLEAGQIGNLSNGAYVLKDFGTPEVILMASGSEVSLIMGAAQKLHEEGKGVRVVSFPSWELFEKQDEAYKESVLPKNIQARLAVEAGASLGWERYAKSTLCIDHYGASAPYKVIFEKFGFTVENVVKRAKELL comes from the coding sequence ATGACTACTGACCTTCAATCTCGCGCGATCAACACGATTCGTTTTCTTTCAGCGGATGCTGTGCAAAAAGCGAACTCGGGTCATCCCGGACTTCCGATGGGCGCGGCGGCGATGGCGTTCGCGCTCTGGACGCGTCATCTGCGACACAACCCGCGCAATCCAAAGTGGATGGGACGCGACCGTTTCATCCTTTCAGGCGGACATGGTTCGATGCTCCTTTACTCTTTGTTGCATCTGACGGGTTACGATGTGAGCCTCGACGACATCAAAAATTTTCGACAGTTCGGAAGCATCACGCCTGGTCATCCCGAGCACGGACTCACGCCTGGCGTCGAAGTGACGACGGGTCCGCTGGGGCAGGGATTTGCGCAAGGCGTGGGCATGGCGATTGCGGCGAGTCATCTTGCCGCTGAGTTCAACAAACCGAATCATGAATTGATTGATTCGTTTATTTATGGAATTGTCACGGACGGCGATTTGATGGAAGGCGTCGCTTCGGAAGCCGCGTCGCTTGCGGGACATTTGCAGTTGGGGCGAATCATTTATTTGTACGACGATAATCACATTTCGATTGACGGCTCGACGGATTTGGCATTCACTGAAAACCGCGCCGCGCGCTTTGAAGCGTACGGCTGGCACGTTCAAACGGTGAGCGACGGCAACGACGTGGACGCGATTGATAAAGCCATCGAAGCCGCGAAAGCCGACCCGCGTCCGTCCATCATCATGTGCCGCACGACGATCGGATTTGGCGCGCCGCATCGCCAAGGGACATCGAAGGCGCACGGCGAACCGCTCGGCGATGAAGAGTTGAACGCGGCGAAAGAAAATTTGGGCTGGCCCCTCGAGCCGCGTTTCCTCATCCCTGGCGATGTTTTGGAGTTTTATCGGAACGCGGTGGAAGTGGGGCGAAGCAGGGAAGACGAATGGGAGAAGATGTTCGTCGCTTACAAAGCGGAATATCCTGAACTTGGCGCGGAACTCGAACGCCGCTTGAAGGGCGAATTGCCCGCTGGCTGGGATTCCGATTTGCCGATTTTCCCCGCTGATGAAAAAGGAATGGCGACGCGTGCTTCCTCAGGCAAAGTGTTGGACGCGCTGGCGGCGAAGTTGCCCGAACTCCTCGGCGGTTCAGCGGATTTGACTCCGTCTAACAACACGAAATTTGTCGAGGCGGGCGAATACCAAAAGGAGAATCGAAGCGGTCGTTACGTCCACTTTGGCGTGCGCGAACACGGCATGGGCGCGGCGTTGAATGGGACGAATCTCTACGGCGGCGTCATCGCGTATGGCGGTACATTCCTCATCTTTTCGGATTACATGAAGCCTGCCATTCGTCTCGCCGCAATCTCGCACGCGCCGACCATTTTTGTGTTTACGCATGATTCCGTCGGTCTCGGCGAAGATGGACCGACGCACCAGCCCATCGAGCAACTCGCCGCGTTGCGGGCAATTCCCAATCTGGTGACAATCCGTCCTGCGGACGCGAACGAGGTCCGCGAGGCGTGGAAGGTGGCGATCTCGCGTCGAAACGGACCGACCGCGCTTGCACTCACTCGTCAAGCGGTTCCTACGCTTGAGGCGGGACAAATTGGCAATTTGTCCAACGGGGCGTATGTGCTGAAAGACTTCGGGACTCCCGAAGTTATCCTCATGGCATCTGGCTCGGAAGTCAGTCTCATCATGGGCGCGGCGCAGAAACTGCACGAAGAAGGCAAAGGTGTGCGCGTGGTGTCATTCCCAAGTTGGGAGTTGTTCGAGAAACAGGACGAGGCATACAAGGAGTCGGTCCTACCGAAAAATATTCAGGCGCGACTCGCTGTCGAAGCGGGAGCCAGCCTCGGCTGGGAACGATACGCCAAGTCCACGCTGTGCATTGACCACTACGGCGCGTCCGCTCCGTATAAAGTGATCTTTGAGAAGTTTGGATTTACGGTTGAGAATGTTGTGAAGAGAGCGAAGGAGTTACTGTAG
- the rpiB gene encoding ribose 5-phosphate isomerase B: MKIAVGFDHAGFPLKQTVLESVRAAGHEPLDLGTNSAESVDFPDFAEKVGRAIQNGEAERGIIVCGSGIGACIAANKMKGVYSSICHDTYSAAQGVMHDDMNVLCLGGRVIGPELAKALIPAFLNAEYQGNKAGGERLARRVGKIHKLEDVGRLES; this comes from the coding sequence ATGAAAATCGCAGTAGGCTTTGATCATGCGGGCTTCCCGCTCAAACAAACCGTTCTGGAATCCGTCCGTGCGGCGGGACACGAACCCCTCGACCTTGGCACAAACTCCGCCGAGTCGGTGGACTTCCCCGATTTCGCTGAAAAGGTTGGACGCGCCATCCAAAACGGAGAAGCCGAGCGCGGCATCATCGTTTGCGGATCGGGCATCGGCGCATGTATCGCGGCGAACAAGATGAAGGGCGTGTATTCGTCCATTTGCCACGACACGTACTCCGCCGCGCAAGGCGTGATGCACGACGACATGAACGTGCTTTGTCTCGGCGGTCGCGTGATCGGACCCGAACTCGCCAAAGCCCTCATCCCTGCGTTTTTGAATGCGGAATATCAAGGAAACAAGGCGGGAGGGGAGAGGTTGGCGAGGAGGGTAGGGAAGATTCATAAACTTGAAGATGTTGGCAGGTTGGAAAGTTAG
- a CDS encoding four helix bundle protein has translation MSTITRFEEIEAWQTARELTKMIYSFTEESRFSKDFGLKDQIRRASVSIMSNIAEGFESQTQAQFIRYLGLAKASAGEVRSQLYVSRDLDYITQEQFTKAFAVAEKASRQTARFISYLETHPQSQKVREDSAEYEV, from the coding sequence ATGTCGACTATCACGCGCTTTGAAGAAATCGAAGCATGGCAAACGGCTAGAGAGCTGACAAAGATGATTTATTCGTTTACTGAAGAGAGTAGGTTTTCTAAGGATTTTGGATTGAAAGACCAAATACGTCGAGCGTCAGTTTCGATTATGAGCAACATCGCGGAAGGATTTGAAAGTCAAACCCAAGCCCAGTTCATTCGATATCTAGGACTCGCGAAAGCCTCAGCGGGAGAAGTTAGATCTCAATTATACGTTTCGCGCGACCTCGATTACATAACCCAGGAACAGTTTACAAAAGCCTTTGCGGTGGCAGAAAAAGCTTCCCGCCAAACCGCTCGTTTTATTTCATATCTCGAAACGCACCCTCAATCTCAGAAAGTTCGTGAAGACTCCGCTGAATACGAAGTCTAA
- a CDS encoding bifunctional transaldolase/phosoglucose isomerase — translation MNPIPKLTSLGQSLWYDNIQRKILENGEFKAMIERGDIRGVTSNPSIFNHAITKSADYDSALTPLAWAGWDTEKIFWQLVIEDIKAACDAFLPLYEESNGGDGYVSIEVTPNLAYDTQGTIAQAEQLWARVKRPNLMVKIPATKEGIPAIQKSVAAGLNINITLIFSLKRYAEVMEAYLSGLEERVAAGKSIEHIASVASFFVSRVDSKVDPKLPDGSPLKGKAAIANAKMAYDEFQKTFSGRRWENLKVKGARVQRPLWASTSTKNPAYPDTLYVDNLIGPETVNTVPPATLEAFKDHGVASMTIARGLDESMQDIAQLESLGISMDVVTKELEDEGVKAFADAITQLFHAIDERRKNAASSLGFLAGSVSTRLSQLEADSAPARLWKHDPSLWAPAKDKAGQHEVTIRMGWLDSTDKARKKLKEYESFVTEIKKAKIDRVLVLGMGGSSLTAEVFSLLFDHESSMVNRPSSLKVGILDSTDPAQVAEAAKNYPPEKTLYIVASKSGGTAEVMANFNYFWKLSKKDGSHFIATTDPGTSLEALARKRGFRKIFLADEFVGGRYSALTDFGLVPAAALGVDLNHLLDRADWMRKQCAESVPAARNPGLALGAVIGESALHGRDKLTVVADAALSPFANWIEQIIAESSGKHGKGILPVPLEPIGSPDVYGDDRIFVYLRQTGEHDEAMAKLKATGHPVIDFPVSDFYDFGAEIFRWEIATVVACSIVGVNAFDQPNVESSKKITKAKIADYQKKGKLREGKPAWKKDGVAVFSPTAVTGASLSAVLSKFLKKTKAGGYVALNAYLPRNDEMNDALQKMRVAIRAKTGNAVTAGFGPRFQHSTGQFHKGGPKNALFLVITAEPEKDVDIPTEGMTFGTLIRAQALGDYEALIEAKRMVMRIHLPNVESVHALLEAL, via the coding sequence ATGAACCCCATTCCTAAACTCACCTCCCTCGGACAATCCCTCTGGTACGACAACATCCAACGCAAGATTCTGGAAAACGGCGAATTCAAAGCGATGATCGAACGAGGCGACATTCGTGGTGTCACGTCGAACCCGTCCATCTTCAATCATGCAATAACGAAGAGCGCCGACTATGACTCCGCGCTCACCCCGCTCGCGTGGGCAGGCTGGGACACGGAGAAGATCTTCTGGCAACTTGTCATTGAAGACATCAAAGCCGCGTGCGACGCGTTCCTGCCGTTGTACGAAGAATCCAACGGCGGCGACGGCTACGTCAGCATCGAAGTCACTCCGAATCTCGCCTACGACACGCAAGGCACCATCGCTCAAGCCGAACAACTGTGGGCGCGCGTCAAACGACCGAATCTCATGGTGAAGATTCCCGCCACGAAGGAAGGCATCCCTGCGATTCAAAAATCGGTTGCGGCTGGACTCAACATCAACATCACGTTGATCTTTTCGCTCAAACGTTATGCCGAAGTGATGGAAGCTTATCTCAGCGGGTTGGAAGAACGCGTCGCGGCGGGCAAGTCCATCGAGCATATCGCCTCGGTGGCGTCGTTCTTTGTTTCGCGCGTCGATTCCAAAGTTGATCCCAAACTTCCCGATGGTTCTCCGCTCAAAGGCAAAGCCGCCATTGCAAACGCAAAAATGGCATACGACGAATTCCAAAAGACATTTTCGGGTCGCCGTTGGGAAAATCTCAAGGTGAAAGGCGCGCGCGTTCAGCGTCCGTTGTGGGCGAGCACCAGCACGAAAAATCCCGCCTACCCCGACACGCTTTACGTGGACAACCTCATCGGTCCCGAAACCGTCAACACCGTTCCGCCTGCCACGCTCGAAGCCTTCAAAGATCACGGCGTCGCGTCCATGACCATCGCACGCGGGCTGGACGAATCCATGCAAGACATCGCGCAACTCGAATCGCTCGGCATCTCGATGGATGTTGTTACAAAAGAATTGGAAGACGAGGGAGTCAAAGCCTTTGCGGATGCGATCACGCAATTGTTTCATGCAATTGATGAAAGAAGGAAGAACGCCGCTTCTTCTCTCGGATTTTTGGCTGGTTCTGTTTCGACGCGTTTATCGCAACTCGAGGCTGATTCCGCTCCCGCGCGCCTGTGGAAGCATGACCCGTCCCTCTGGGCGCCCGCCAAGGACAAAGCAGGTCAACACGAAGTGACCATCCGCATGGGCTGGCTAGATTCCACCGACAAAGCGCGCAAGAAGTTGAAAGAATACGAATCGTTTGTCACAGAAATCAAAAAAGCAAAAATTGACCGCGTCCTCGTTCTCGGCATGGGCGGCTCCTCGCTCACTGCCGAAGTGTTCAGCCTACTCTTCGACCATGAATCGTCAATGGTCAATCGTCCATCGTCCCTGAAAGTTGGCATCCTCGACTCCACCGACCCCGCGCAAGTGGCAGAAGCCGCAAAAAATTATCCTCCCGAAAAGACACTCTACATCGTCGCCAGCAAATCAGGCGGCACCGCCGAAGTGATGGCGAATTTCAATTACTTCTGGAAGTTGAGCAAAAAGGACGGCTCGCATTTCATCGCAACCACCGACCCTGGCACGTCGCTCGAAGCGCTTGCCAGAAAGCGCGGCTTCCGAAAAATTTTCCTCGCCGATGAATTCGTCGGCGGGCGTTACTCCGCGCTGACCGATTTCGGACTCGTCCCTGCGGCGGCGCTCGGCGTGGATTTGAACCATCTGCTCGACCGCGCCGATTGGATGCGAAAGCAATGCGCTGAAAGCGTCCCTGCGGCGCGCAACCCTGGGCTGGCGTTGGGAGCCGTAATTGGCGAGTCCGCTCTCCACGGGCGAGACAAGTTGACCGTCGTGGCTGATGCGGCTTTGTCCCCATTCGCAAATTGGATCGAGCAGATCATCGCCGAATCCAGTGGCAAGCACGGCAAGGGAATCCTGCCTGTGCCGTTGGAGCCGATTGGGAGTCCAGATGTCTATGGCGACGATCGCATCTTTGTTTATCTGCGTCAAACGGGCGAACATGATGAAGCGATGGCGAAACTCAAAGCCACTGGGCATCCTGTGATTGATTTTCCTGTTTCCGATTTTTACGATTTCGGCGCTGAAATTTTCCGCTGGGAAATTGCGACGGTTGTCGCGTGTTCGATCGTCGGCGTGAACGCGTTCGATCAGCCAAATGTTGAGTCGAGCAAGAAGATTACGAAAGCGAAGATTGCTGATTATCAGAAAAAAGGAAAATTGCGCGAAGGCAAGCCCGCGTGGAAGAAAGACGGCGTGGCGGTGTTTTCGCCGACGGCTGTGACGGGAGCGTCGCTGAGCGCGGTGTTGAGTAAATTTTTGAAAAAGACGAAAGCGGGCGGCTATGTGGCGCTCAACGCGTATTTGCCGCGCAACGATGAAATGAACGATGCTCTGCAAAAGATGCGCGTCGCTATTCGCGCGAAAACTGGCAACGCGGTGACGGCTGGTTTTGGTCCACGCTTCCAACACTCGACGGGTCAATTCCACAAAGGCGGACCGAAGAACGCGCTGTTCCTTGTCATCACCGCCGAACCCGAAAAAGATGTGGACATTCCCACTGAAGGAATGACGTTCGGCACGCTCATCCGCGCGCAAGCGTTGGGCGATTACGAAGCGTTGATCGAGGCGAAGAGGATGGTGATGCGGATTCATTTGCCTAACGTTGAGTCCGTTCATGCCCTGCTAGAGGCGCTATAA
- a CDS encoding 4a-hydroxytetrahydrobiopterin dehydratase gives MSNLSQLKCVACRGGDPALTEAEIAELQPQTPDWQIVAQDTILRLQRVFKFKNYAEAADFTNKVAAIADAEDHHPLIILEWGRVTVQWWTHVVKGLHKNDFIMAAKTDEIFSLANG, from the coding sequence ATGAGTAATTTATCTCAACTCAAATGCGTCGCCTGTCGTGGCGGCGACCCAGCCTTGACCGAAGCCGAGATCGCCGAACTGCAACCACAAACTCCCGATTGGCAGATCGTAGCGCAAGATACCATCTTGCGCCTTCAGCGTGTGTTTAAATTCAAGAATTATGCTGAGGCAGCGGATTTTACGAACAAAGTTGCCGCTATTGCCGACGCGGAGGATCATCACCCTTTGATTATTCTTGAGTGGGGAAGAGTCACGGTCCAGTGGTGGACACACGTGGTGAAAGGATTGCACAAGAACGATTTCATCATGGCGGCGAAGACGGATGAAATCTTCAGCCTTGCGAATGGGTGA
- a CDS encoding metallophosphoesterase, translating into MKSSALRMGDDKPEPFGDILRFLRTRAIRLAEFALDKTGTSYLFEPTEIKVECVRLKLKRLAPAFSGIRIAQVSDIHMGGWMNAERLQRVVDMVVEQAPNLAFLTGDFLIGRAFNEHTERDLQEIAALFAPLTMSIPTFGILGNHDYWTNPRAVRDMLHQSGIIELTNSVYTLSRDGANLHLCGVDDVWEGDVRLRDVLDQLPDDGAAILLAHEPDFADESAATGRFDLQVSGHSHGGQVSLPFFGPPILPYLGRKYPSGLYKVGEMYQYTNRGVGTGRLAVRFNCPPEITIFELIAGDDG; encoded by the coding sequence ATGAAATCTTCAGCCTTGCGAATGGGTGATGACAAGCCAGAGCCGTTCGGCGACATTTTGAGATTCTTGCGGACGAGAGCGATCCGTTTGGCGGAGTTTGCGCTGGATAAAACGGGGACGAGTTATCTTTTTGAGCCAACCGAGATAAAAGTCGAATGTGTGCGCTTGAAATTGAAACGGCTTGCGCCCGCGTTTTCAGGCATCCGCATCGCGCAGGTCAGCGATATTCACATGGGCGGATGGATGAATGCCGAACGCCTCCAACGCGTCGTGGACATGGTTGTCGAACAGGCGCCGAATCTGGCGTTTCTGACGGGAGACTTCCTCATCGGTCGCGCGTTCAACGAGCATACCGAACGAGACTTGCAAGAAATCGCAGCCCTGTTTGCTCCGTTGACAATGTCTATCCCGACTTTTGGAATCCTTGGCAATCACGATTATTGGACGAACCCTCGCGCAGTCCGCGATATGCTCCACCAGAGCGGAATCATCGAGTTGACGAATTCGGTGTACACGCTTTCGCGTGACGGAGCGAATTTGCATCTCTGTGGCGTGGACGATGTGTGGGAAGGCGACGTTCGATTGCGGGATGTTCTCGATCAATTACCCGACGACGGCGCGGCGATTCTGCTTGCCCACGAACCTGATTTCGCCGACGAAAGCGCGGCGACGGGTCGCTTTGACCTGCAAGTGTCGGGTCATTCGCATGGAGGGCAGGTATCGCTTCCGTTTTTCGGTCCGCCGATCCTTCCATACTTGGGAAGGAAATATCCCAGCGGATTGTATAAAGTCGGGGAGATGTATCAGTACACGAATCGAGGCGTCGGCACGGGAAGGTTGGCAGTCCGCTTCAATTGCCCGCCTGAGATTACGATTTTTGAGTTGATCGCTGGCGATGATGGATGA
- a CDS encoding alpha-galactosidase: MPQLKLTVNEISRIIQLDMTPPIKLDSLPQTGDSTIVTASSLTVSLPRPPRLFYRHGWQSWSLAAWTEPTPLPIQQPKILHPLQTDPRYANETSPHGSWVGAVEFAEDDILLLGALGLDTHVRLNSDRLEGWNEAGEVEWLIARGSEESVFAKYTSELAKRLGAKPNKPAPRVWCSWYSLYTAIDESILHQVFDGLGDLPFDVFQVDDGWQISIGDWETNTKFPSGMSALANRIKSTGRRAGLWLAPLIAVESSRLFRNHPDWFLHDAEGKSVSAGFNWGEQLYALDTTHPAALEWLAALMKQVRAWGFDYLKLDFLYAGALPAKRHNDAPREAAYREALKVMHDAMGSDAFFLACGALILPSLGLCDALRVGPDVSGKWEDPRDAHLLYNFSTPGTRNAIRTTVNRLWLEPLTMIDPDVAYFVGNENSLSAEQKQLLQDLALLCNFKATSDLPQWMTPAEREALLDFLRASPKIQRLTREKFQLDDHVVDFSPALSLSDPPAGMTKLPAAFLGWLGNQPLTLNLFHRMNEASFKKRRKSL; encoded by the coding sequence ATGCCACAACTCAAATTGACCGTCAACGAAATTAGCAGGATAATACAACTCGACATGACTCCGCCCATCAAACTGGATTCCCTGCCTCAGACAGGCGACTCAACCATCGTCACCGCTTCTTCTCTGACGGTCAGCCTGCCTCGCCCACCTCGGCTTTTTTACCGCCATGGATGGCAATCCTGGTCCCTCGCCGCGTGGACGGAGCCGACTCCCCTCCCCATCCAACAACCAAAAATTCTACATCCCCTCCAAACCGACCCGCGCTATGCGAACGAAACATCCCCGCATGGATCGTGGGTCGGCGCTGTCGAGTTTGCCGAAGATGACATCCTCCTCCTCGGCGCGCTCGGGTTGGACACGCACGTTCGACTGAACAGCGACCGACTCGAAGGTTGGAATGAAGCGGGCGAGGTCGAATGGCTGATCGCACGCGGCAGCGAAGAATCCGTCTTCGCAAAATACACGAGCGAACTCGCAAAGCGACTGGGAGCCAAACCCAACAAGCCAGCGCCGCGCGTGTGGTGCTCGTGGTACAGCCTCTACACCGCCATTGACGAATCAATCCTGCATCAAGTTTTCGACGGCTTGGGCGATCTCCCCTTCGACGTGTTCCAAGTGGACGACGGCTGGCAAATTTCCATCGGCGATTGGGAGACGAACACAAAATTCCCGTCGGGCATGAGCGCGCTAGCGAATCGAATCAAATCAACGGGGCGACGGGCGGGGCTATGGCTTGCGCCGTTGATCGCCGTCGAATCGTCGCGCCTGTTTCGGAATCATCCAGATTGGTTTCTGCACGACGCAGAGGGGAAATCCGTCTCGGCGGGATTCAACTGGGGCGAACAACTGTACGCGCTGGATACGACGCATCCCGCCGCGCTCGAATGGCTCGCCGCGCTGATGAAACAAGTCCGCGCGTGGGGGTTCGATTATTTGAAATTGGATTTTCTCTATGCTGGCGCGCTACCCGCCAAACGTCACAACGACGCGCCGCGCGAAGCCGCATATCGTGAAGCGCTGAAAGTTATGCACGACGCAATGGGCTCGGACGCGTTCTTCCTCGCTTGCGGTGCGCTGATCCTGCCGTCATTGGGATTATGCGACGCGCTGCGTGTCGGTCCTGATGTTTCGGGCAAATGGGAAGACCCACGCGACGCGCACCTGCTCTATAACTTCTCCACGCCTGGGACGCGTAACGCCATCCGCACAACGGTCAACCGCTTGTGGCTCGAACCGCTGACGATGATTGACCCCGATGTCGCTTATTTTGTCGGGAATGAAAATTCCTTGTCGGCGGAACAAAAACAACTTCTACAAGACCTCGCCCTGCTCTGCAACTTCAAAGCCACCTCCGACCTGCCGCAGTGGATGACGCCCGCTGAGCGTGAAGCGCTGCTCGATTTTTTGAGAGCCAGCCCGAAAATCCAGCGATTGACCCGTGAAAAATTTCAACTCGATGACCACGTTGTGGATTTCTCGCCCGCGCTTTCGCTGTCCGATCCGCCCGCAGGGATGACAAAACTTCCAGCGGCGTTTCTCGGCTGGCTCGGAAATCAACCGCTGACATTGAATCTGTTTCATCGGATGAATGAAGCGTCGTTCAAGAAACGAAGGAAAAGCCTGTAA